Part of the Cytophagia bacterium CHB2 genome, GGCGGCACGGAAGTGCGCATCGACGTCGAGCGTTTTCGCGCCGGCAAAGACGTGACAGCGCAGAGGGATGCCGAGCAAGACGCCTCTGGCTTCAGCCTGCTTGTGCTCTCGCCGGAATACCTTGCGAGTGTCATATGATGCTGTTGCGCACCACGCCGATCTACAGACTTCCTCA contains:
- a CDS encoding TIR domain-containing protein, whose amino-acid sequence is MAKTVFISYSHHQGEWVWQRLKPCLQAGGTEVRIDVERFRAGKDVTAQRDAEQDASGFSLLVLSPEYLASVI